Genomic segment of Candidatus Schekmanbacteria bacterium:
AAAGATATTTAAGACAACATCAAACGCTTATTCTTCAACAGGCGATGGGATGAGCATTGTTTACAATGCAGGACTTCCACTTGAAGATATGGAATTTGTCCAGTTTCATCCAACAGGGCTATATAAACTGGGAATATTGATTACTGAAGCGGCACGAGGTGAGGGAGGAATCTTATATAACAGCAAAGGCGAAAGGTTTATGGAAAAATATGCGCCAACAATAAAAGATCTCGCTCCTCGTGATATGGTCTCCCGGTCCATATATACTGAAGTAAGGGAAGGAAGAGGAATCGATGGTAAGGATTATGTCCATCTTGATTTAACGCATCTCGGGAAAGAGGAGATTCAGCTCAAATTGCCTGATATAGCAGATTTTTGTAAAATTTATCTTGGTATCGATCCTGCAGAAAAACCAATTCCTGTCCAACCAACAGCCCACTATGCAATGGGTGGAATCCCCACCGATAATGATGGAAGAGTCATCATCGATGGAAACAATACGCCAGTGCAGGGATTTTATGCTGCAGGTGAATGTGCCTGCGTATCTGTGCATGGAGCAAACAGACTGGGAACGAATTCTCTCCTTGATACTGTTGTTTTTGGAAGAAGAGCAGGCAAGGCTATAAGAGAATATCTCAGGTCAGCAGTGCTTGAGCCATTGCCGGAAGATGTCCTTGATAGGACAAAGGAGAAAATAGATAAAATTAGAAATGGGAAGGGAACGGAGAAACTTGGTGATATAAGAAAATCGATGCAGGAAGCAATGATGGACAAATGCTCGGTT
This window contains:
- a CDS encoding FAD-binding protein gives rise to the protein KIFKTTSNAYSSTGDGMSIVYNAGLPLEDMEFVQFHPTGLYKLGILITEAARGEGGILYNSKGERFMEKYAPTIKDLAPRDMVSRSIYTEVREGRGIDGKDYVHLDLTHLGKEEIQLKLPDIADFCKIYLGIDPAEKPIPVQPTAHYAMGGIPTDNDGRVIIDGNNTPVQGFYAAGECACVSVHGANRLGTNSLLDTVVFGRRAGKAIREYLRSAVLEPLPEDVLDRTKEKIDKIRNGKGTEKLGDIRKSMQEAMMDKCSVFRTEKGLKEVKEHLKELRSRYENISISDKGTAYNTDLFEAIEFGCMLDLAEVIVDCALNRQESRGAHYREDFPNRDDANWLKHTLAYKTEDGIKIDYKKVSITQFEPKERRY